A genomic segment from Spinacia oleracea cultivar Varoflay chromosome 3, BTI_SOV_V1, whole genome shotgun sequence encodes:
- the LOC110788368 gene encoding protein GRIP: protein MSNQEGDDNGMIETTAEDYLKLVKQLTDRNSDECYPKENGVCDLDDSSSDSTHDQLVQMVVELKFQNEYFKSQIKGMHMQNLGIELTGSSQQNQKPEPEHAASDAVKALQEKIELLNKELQEEKQTRSAAEEALKHLRESYSEADARAQEFSVKLAEAQLKMEQEVKERDDKYSELDSKFTRLHKRAKQRIQDVQKEKDDLEAQFRDMSERAERASSQLSALQQELERTRQQANEALKAMDGERQQLRSVNNKLRDNIEELRHSLEPKEHALEALQQSLLEKEQMLENMKGLLHAAEEKRQASVTEISSKHQKRVESMEMQLAEATSELNKAAETVSSLQVVVAEKESRIAEMDAATSGEAARLKAVIESVKGELVQKKHEHEKEKESWEAICEALKAKLETAENSRVRAEVGTAKIKSQLESQLSGQAQLLNDRDSELAASREQISRLEAEFSSYKLRAHSLLQKKDAELAAAKDNEQIQALEEALKEAENEISLVSTERDKVVIELQAALANHDKELSARDVALRNADQQVRNLETKVDSQTVQHQLEKGAWETSLRNLEETWRGKYEAAKAEIEASIAPDLQKEMEEIKCKYSKLKEEHDSFRDLADRMLEDKDKEILRLLNDYKLLQRSLELKGGDDAHSKASQKQDSSNTSSAEQQILMLARQQAQREEELSQSQRHILALQEEIEELERENRLHNQQVDMLKEELRSMDRARKREGVDMTYLKNVVLKLLETGEVEALLPVIAMLLQFSPDETQKCQQVYRSYAEASPSTANDVPSRSLFSRFSFV from the exons ATGTCGAATCAGGAAGGGGATGACAATGGAATGATAGAAACAACGGCAGAAGATTATTTAAAACTGGTGAAACAACTGACGGATAGGAATTCTGATGAATGTTAtcccaaggaaaatggagtcTGTGATCTGGATGATTCCAGCTCTGATAGTACTCATGATCAGCTGGTCCAAATGGTTGTCGAGCTCAAGTTtcaaaatgagtattttaagtCTCAGATCAAGGGCATGCACATGCAAAATTTAGGCATAGAATTAACTGGATCTTCccagcaaaatcaaaaacctgaACCAGAACATGCAGCATCTGACGCTGTAAAAGCATTACAGGAAAAGATAGAGTTGTTGAATAAGGAATTGCAGGAAGAAAAACAGACTCGTAGTGCTGCAGAAGAGGCACTCAAGCACCTGAGAGAATCATATTCAGAGGCTGATGCTAGAGCCCAAGAGTTTTCAGTGAAGCTTGCCGAAG CTCAACTAAAGATGGAGCAGGAAGTCAAAGAAAGAGATGATAAGTATTCGGAGCTTGATTCCAAGTTTACCAGGCTTCACAAAAGGGCAAAACAGCGCATTCAAGATGTTCAGAAG GAAAAAGATGATTTAGAGGCACAGTTCCGTGATATGAGTGAAAGAGCTGAAAGAGCGTCATCTCAACTTTCAGCACTGCAGCAAGAGCTAGAGCGCACCCGACAACAAGCTAATGAAGCATTAAAAGCGATGGACGGGGAGAGGCAGCAATTAAGAAGTGTGAACAATAA GCTCCGAGATAACATTGAAGAGCTCCGTCATTCATTGGAACCCAAGGAGCATGCTCTTGAGGCACTGCAACAGTCACTTTTGGAGAAAGAACAG ATGTTGGAAAACATGAAAGGCTTATTACATGCTGCTGAGGAAAAACGGCAAGCTTCTGTAACTGAGATCTCTTCCAAACATCAAAAG CGTGTAGAAAGTATGGAAATGCAACTTGCTGAAGCAACGTCTGAGCTTAATAAGGCAGCAGAAACCGTCTCTTCTTTACAG GTAGTAGTTGCTGAAAAGGAATCAAGAATAGCTGAAATGGATGCTGCTACTTCTGGCGAAGCAGCTAGACTAAAAGCTGTCATTGAGTCTGTTAAAGGAGAACTTGTTCAGAAAAAGCACGAGCAT gagaaagagaaagagagctGGGAAGCAATCTGTGAAGCCCTCAAAGCAAAATTAGAGACGGCTGAGAATAGCCGCGTACGGGCAGAAGTCGGAACTGCTAAAATTAAAA GTCAGCTTGAATCACAGTTGTCTGGACAAGCTCAGTTGCTCAATGATAGAGATTCAGAACTGGCAGCCTCCAGGGAACAG ATCAGTCGACTAGAAGCTGAATTTTCTTCCTATAAGCTTCGTGCTCACTCCCTTCTTCAGAAGAAGGACGCAGAGCTAGCAGCAGCCAAGGACAATGAGCAAATCCAAGCTCTAGAGGAAGCACTAAAA GAAGCTGAGAACGAAATATCATTGGTCTCCACAGAAAGGGATAAGGTTGTCATTGAGCTTCAAGCTGCTTTGGCCAACCATGACAAGGAACTTTCAGCAAG AGATGTTGCTCTTAGGAATGCTGATCAGCAGGTAAGGAATCTAGAAACAAAGGTTGATTCTCAGACTGTACAACACCAGTTAGAGAAAGGTGCCTGGGAAACAAGCCTGCGGAATTTGGAAGAAACATGGAGAG GGAAGTATGAAGCTGCAAAAGCGGAAATTGAGGCATCCATTGCACCAGATTTGCAGAAAGAAATGGAAGAGATAAAGTGCAAATATAGTAAACTGAAA GAAGAGCATGATTCATTCCGTGACCTTGCTGATAGGATGCTTGAGGATAAAGACAAAGAGATTTTAAGGCTTTTGAATGACTACAAATTACTTCAACGATCTTTAGAACTCAAA GGAGGAGATGATGCTCACAGCAAAG CCTCACAGAAACAAGATAGCTCAAACACTTCCTCTGCAGAGCAACAGATTCTg ATGTTGGCTAGGCAGCAAGCCCAGAGAGAAGAGGAGTTGTCTCAGTCACAGCGGCACATACTAGCACTTCAA GAGGAAATTGAGGAGCTTGAGCGTGAAAACCGGCTCCACAACCAACAG GTTGACATGTTGAAGGAGGAACTCCGGAGCATGGATAGAGCGCGGAAGAGGGAAGGGGTGGATATGACGTACCTTAAAAATGTTGTCTTGAAGCTTCTTGAAACTG GTGAGGTGGAGGCTTTACTCCCAGTAATTGCAATGCTTCTGCAATTCAGTCCTGATGAG ACCCAGAAGTGTCAACAAGTCTATCGCAGTTATGCAGAAGCATCACCTAGCACAGCAAATGATGTACCAAGCCGCTCGCTTTTCTCAAGATTCTCATTTGTCTAA
- the PSA gene encoding phosphoserine aminotransferase, chloroplastic: MAMAATSSTQTNLFLKAPFNPQQNCQQTHFLPLNFKIRNPISRITCSATPTATAVSTTTKIDQRSEERVFNFAAGPAVLPENVLQKAQSELLNWRGSGMSVMEMSHRGKEFTSIIDKAEADLRTLLNIPSDYTVLFLQGGASTQFSAIPLNLCTPDSAVDYIVTGSWGDKAAKEAAKYAAVSSIWSGKSDNYVRIPNFDGSEFVQNSQARYLHICANETIYGVEFKKYPVPANPDGFLVADMSSNFCSKPVDVTKFGLIYAGAQKNVGPSGVTIVIVRNDLIGNAQKMTPVMLDYKIHADNKSLYNTPPCYGIYMCGLVFEDLLNQGGLVEVEKKNKAKAQVLYDAIDESNGFYKCPVEKSVRSLMNVPFTLEKSELEGDFIKEAAKEKMVALKGHRSVGGMRASIYNAMPLAGVEKLVAFMKEFQAKHA, translated from the coding sequence ATGGCAATGGCGGCCACCTCTAGCACACAAACAAATCTCTTCCTCAAAGCCCCTTTCAATCCTCAACAAAACTGTCaacaaacccattttcttccctTAAACTTCAAGATCCGCAACCCCATTTCCCGAATCACCTGTTCTGCTACGCCTACCGCAACTGCCGTCTCCACCACCACCAAAATTGATCAACGATCCGAAGAACGCGTCTTCAACTTTGCCGCAGGTCCCGCTGTCCTCCCGGAAAATGTCCTACAGAAGGCGCAATCTGAGCTCCTCAACTGGCGGGGCTCTGGTATGAGCGTCATGGAGATGAGCCACCGTGGGAAAGAATTCACCTCCATTATCGATAAAGCGGAGGCAGATCTACGTACCCTTTTGAACATTCCGTCGGATTACACCGTCCTCTTCCTTCAAGGTGGCGCTTCCACTCAATTCTCCGCTATCCCTTTGAACCTCTGCACTCCCGACTCCGCCGTCGATTATATCGTTACCGGCTCCTGGGGTGACAAGGCCGCTAAGGAAGCAGCCAAGTACGCCGCCGTCTCCAGTATTTGGTCTGGGAAATCTGATAACTATGTAAGAATCCCAAACTTCGATGGGTCTGAGTTTGTGCAAAACTCGCAAGCCAGGTATTTGCATATTTGCGCCAATGAAACTATTTACGGTGTTGAATTTAAGAAGTACCCTGTTCCTGCTAACCCAGACGGATTCTTGGTGGCTGATATGTCCTCCAATTTTTGCTCTAAACCTGTTGATGTCACCAAATTTGGGTTGATTTATGCTGGTGCACAGAAAAATGTGGGTCCATCTGGGGTTACCATTGTTATTGTTAGGAATGATTTGATTGGAAATGCCCAGAAAATGACCCCAGTTATGTTGGATTATAAGATTCATGCTGATAACAAATCACTTTACAACACACCCCCTTGTTATGGAATTTATATGTGTGGGTTGGTTTTCGAGGATTTGTTGAACCAAGGTGGATTAGTGGAGGTTGAGAAGAAGAACAAGGCTAAGGCTCAGGTACTATATGATGCAATTGATGAGAGCAATGGTTTTTACAAATGCCCTGTTGAGAAATCAGTGAGGTCATTGATGAATGTACCCTTTACACTGGAAAAATCCGAGCTCGAAGGTGACTTCATTAAGGAGGCTGCTAAGGAGAAGATGGTGGCTCTTAAAGGCCACAGGAGTGTTGGTGGGATGAGAGCTTCAATCTATAATGCTATGCCTTTGGCTGGTGTTGAAAAGTTGGTTGCTTTTATGAAGGAATTCCAAGCTAAGCATGCTTAG